In the genome of Phacochoerus africanus isolate WHEZ1 chromosome 10, ROS_Pafr_v1, whole genome shotgun sequence, one region contains:
- the FABP2 gene encoding fatty acid-binding protein, intestinal produces the protein MAFDGAWKIDRNENYDKFMEKMGINVVKRKLAAHDNLKLIITQEGNKFTVKESSTFRNIEIVFELGVTFNYSLADGTELTGNWNLEGNKLVGKFQRVDNGKELNTVREIIRDEMVQTYVYDGVEAKRIFKKN, from the exons ATGGCATTTGATGGTGCTTGGAAGATAGACCGCAATGAGAACTATGACAAGTTCATGGAAAAAATGG GTATTAACGTGGTAAAGAGGAAACTTGCAGCTCATGACAATTTGAAACTGATAATTacacaagaaggaaataaattcacAGTCAAAGAATCAAGCACTTTTCGAAACATTGAAATTGTTTTTGAGCTTGGTGTCACTTTTAACTACAGCCTCGCAGACGGAACTGAACTCACT gGGAATTGGAACCTAGAGGGAAATAAACTTGTTGGAAAATTTCAACGAGTGGATAATGGAAAAGAGCTAAATACTGTCCGAGAAATTATCAGGGATGAAATGGTCCAG ACTTACGTGTATGACGGAGTGGAAGCCAAGAGGATCTTCAAAAAGAATTGA